The following coding sequences lie in one Haematobia irritans isolate KBUSLIRL chromosome 3, ASM5000362v1, whole genome shotgun sequence genomic window:
- the Nse4 gene encoding SMC5-SMC6 complex kleisin component Non-SMC element 1 — MNQSASQSTDRKQRYKQLIDDVNNLQSSIGTRMTSETCRAVRSIIQTCDEIHKESSINDKLENPSEVVLDAQIIKSTHESISKLLLANSEFNDGIYQNAISALISHNDTENWKDITRLAIGCSCSVATKSSMLGAIDVELKERVVKERQQRNRTILSQEKRPETIKQLKRDDKGAEKINILLKQVSDIFRANNKKPIPYYKLIIDPQNFMNTVENAFQMAFLARDGNIAIERSSNGLPLVRLASKDEIDLHPDTSQSICSLNMDLCQRMIDKYDIRKAMLYVPVDIDDENSGENHMENIDEEDSD; from the exons atgAATCAAAGTGCGTCTCAATCGACAGATCGAAAACAGCGTTATAAACAATTGATCGATGATGTGAACAATCTAC AAAGCTCTATAGGAACTCGTATGACAAGTGAAACATGTCGTGCTGTACGTTCAATTATTCAAACCTGCGATGAAATACACAAGGAAAGTAGCATAAATGACAAATTGGAAAATCCCAGCGAAGTTGTTTTAGATGCACAAATTATAAAGAGCACCCATGAATCAATTTCCAAACTGTTGCTTGCAAATTCGGAATTTAATGATGGAATCTATCAAAATGCCATa AGTGCCTTAATTTCCCACAATGACACCGAAAATTGGAAAGATATTACAAGACTTGCCATTGGCTGTTCTTGCAGTGTGGCAACAAAGTCGTCAATGCTAGGTGCCATCGATGTTGAACTAAAGGAGCGTGTGGTTAAGGAAAGACAACAGCGTAATCGTACGATTCTTAGTCAAGAGAAACGACCGGAGActataaaacaattaaaacgaGATGATAAAGGTGCAGAAAAAATCAACATTCTGTTGAAACAAGTCAGCGATATATTTCGTGCCAACAATAAAAAGCCAATACCATACTATAAGCTCATCATAGATCCTCAGAATTTTATGAATACTGTAGAGAATGCATTCCAAATGGCATTTCTGGCGCGTGATGGTAATATAGCCATTGAACGTAGTAGTAATGGCCTTCCCTTGGTACGTTTGGCTTCAAAGGATGAAATAGATCTACATCCGGATACATCACAATCGATATGTTCATTAAATATGGATTTATGCCAG AGAATGATCGATAAATATGACATAAGAAAGGCTATGCTTTATGTACCTGTTGATATCGATGATGAAAACAGTGGAGAAAATCATATGGAGAACATAGACGAAGAGGACAGTGACTAA